One Candidatus Babeliales bacterium DNA window includes the following coding sequences:
- a CDS encoding APC family permease — protein sequence MTKQQTIPFWIAVIININIVIGAAFFLGAQSITLKSGIFSPFAWLFCGLLLLPLVAVFAWFAKRHPEAGGLYVYSQKSLGSFWGFLSGWGYFVGTTAGNAAVIHAFSSYLQNVASVHRVLLPCGLLGLKFDLLLVLFFTLLNVINIQFMERAQIFFVVMKMIPMLVLVVGALFVGTGTSYVAQAWDFSNFFETIPMVFFAYVGFEACCAVADKIGDSQRKASAVIWSSFGIIMLVYVVLQFCALRVQGSFDVNPFLHAIGLFTSDPVVADLLSNIVYATIMLSFLGGFYGMYFYNSWNLYAIAQDKNIIGGSYLTKLTKNQIPWVCLMVQCFLLSIFLLLTTADSYLVVIGDFGVTIGYLLTTVAFFVASKNKIVALAALLSCSFLLYLCSKSLVDAGMYNLIPLLIVLGIGIIVYKGKQFLNQQCS from the coding sequence ATGACAAAACAACAAACCATTCCTTTTTGGATAGCCGTTATTATCAATATTAATATTGTTATTGGTGCCGCATTCTTTTTGGGAGCCCAATCAATTACTCTAAAAAGTGGGATATTCAGTCCATTTGCATGGCTTTTTTGTGGCCTTCTTTTACTGCCGTTGGTCGCGGTTTTTGCATGGTTTGCTAAGCGACATCCCGAAGCTGGCGGTTTGTATGTGTATAGTCAAAAATCGTTGGGCAGTTTTTGGGGTTTCTTGAGTGGCTGGGGCTATTTTGTGGGCACAACTGCAGGTAATGCTGCGGTGATTCACGCTTTTTCAAGTTACCTACAAAATGTTGCATCGGTGCACCGTGTGCTTTTGCCCTGCGGCCTTTTAGGGTTAAAATTTGATTTATTGTTGGTACTATTTTTTACCCTGCTCAATGTGATTAATATTCAATTTATGGAGCGTGCGCAAATCTTTTTTGTTGTCATGAAAATGATACCCATGTTGGTGCTGGTTGTTGGTGCGTTATTTGTTGGTACTGGCACATCATATGTTGCGCAAGCATGGGATTTTTCGAACTTTTTTGAAACGATTCCTATGGTTTTTTTTGCTTACGTTGGCTTTGAGGCCTGCTGTGCGGTGGCCGACAAAATTGGCGATAGTCAGCGTAAAGCTTCCGCAGTGATTTGGTCGTCTTTTGGTATTATCATGCTGGTCTACGTTGTGTTGCAGTTTTGTGCTTTGCGCGTTCAGGGTAGCTTTGATGTTAATCCTTTTTTGCACGCAATAGGCTTGTTTACCAGTGATCCGGTTGTAGCAGATTTGCTCAGCAATATTGTTTATGCAACGATAATGCTTTCGTTTTTGGGTGGCTTTTATGGCATGTATTTTTACAATAGTTGGAATTTGTATGCTATTGCTCAGGACAAAAATATCATTGGTGGTTCTTATTTGACCAAGTTAACCAAAAACCAAATCCCCTGGGTTTGCTTGATGGTGCAGTGTTTCTTGCTTAGCATCTTTTTGTTGTTGACCACGGCAGACAGTTATTTGGTGGTGATTGGTGATTTTGGCGTTACCATTGGCTACTTGCTCACAACCGTAGCCTTTTTTGTGGCCAGCAAAAACAAAATTGTTGCGTTGGCGGCACTCTTGAGCTGCTCATTTTTACTGTATTTATGTTCTAAGTCGTTGGTTGATGCTGGCATGTACAATCTGATTCCGTTACTCATTGTTTTGGGAATAGGGATTATTGTTTACAAAGGCAAGCAGTTTTTGAATCAGCAGTGTTCTTAA
- a CDS encoding amino acid carrier protein, whose protein sequence is MLFGYSVKELSESLLLVPLLCLFFGSIFLSFKTGFVQLRMLPHMVRLLFKSLFRQKKEGEHTVLAHKALFTAMSTTIGIGNIVSPAVVIRLGGPGALLGFLIAIFFGAATNFVEVTLAMHYRTKREDGSYSGGPMEYLRQEFHPKLAAIYAFLAAILLMVWSSNQANTLADILQTYGMPTGITGLLMAGLVTFYLMGGIKKIGNLSAKLVPFMFLLYCGAALWIIALNIERVPAMFGLMFESFCTAHGATGVLLGYGWQKMLRWGIANGIYASEAGIGTATIPHSESGAQNAFDQGVLSMVSAYSIGFICLLSGLVILLTGTWQDPSVSLGINMVAVAFAQYFPASSIILVASVFLFAFGTILGNSFNGSQCYVYLTKNRGMGFYYILVAAIVYIGSIFDVELLWTIKDFFVVPVALINLFGIIVLACKRKDIFTFKK, encoded by the coding sequence ATGCTGTTTGGCTATTCAGTTAAAGAATTGAGCGAAAGTTTATTATTAGTCCCGCTGCTTTGCCTATTTTTTGGCAGCATCTTTTTGTCATTTAAAACGGGCTTTGTGCAGTTGCGTATGTTGCCACACATGGTTCGCTTGCTTTTCAAAAGTCTCTTCAGGCAAAAAAAAGAAGGCGAGCATACGGTGTTGGCACACAAAGCGCTGTTTACCGCCATGTCGACAACCATTGGCATTGGTAACATCGTGTCTCCTGCAGTGGTCATTCGTCTTGGTGGGCCAGGCGCCCTGTTGGGTTTTTTGATTGCTATATTTTTTGGCGCGGCAACAAACTTTGTTGAAGTTACCTTGGCAATGCACTATCGCACCAAGCGTGAAGATGGTTCGTACAGCGGCGGGCCCATGGAATATTTGCGTCAAGAGTTTCATCCAAAACTGGCAGCAATTTATGCTTTTTTGGCAGCAATCTTGCTCATGGTATGGTCGAGTAATCAAGCAAACACGCTGGCCGATATTTTGCAAACGTACGGCATGCCAACTGGCATTACCGGTTTGTTAATGGCAGGTTTGGTAACGTTTTATTTGATGGGCGGTATTAAAAAAATTGGTAACTTGTCAGCTAAGTTGGTGCCGTTTATGTTTTTATTATACTGTGGGGCGGCGCTTTGGATTATTGCATTGAATATTGAACGCGTGCCGGCTATGTTTGGTTTGATGTTTGAATCGTTTTGTACAGCACATGGTGCCACGGGTGTTTTGCTTGGCTATGGTTGGCAAAAGATGTTGCGCTGGGGTATTGCCAACGGTATTTATGCTAGTGAAGCAGGCATTGGTACGGCAACTATTCCACATTCCGAATCGGGTGCGCAAAATGCTTTTGATCAAGGTGTTTTGTCCATGGTCAGTGCTTACTCGATTGGCTTTATTTGTTTGCTCAGTGGTTTGGTTATTTTGTTGACCGGTACCTGGCAAGATCCAAGTGTGAGTCTTGGCATCAACATGGTGGCCGTTGCGTTTGCGCAATACTTCCCAGCAAGTTCAATTATTTTGGTTGCCAGTGTTTTCTTGTTTGCATTTGGCACTATTTTGGGTAACTCGTTTAATGGTAGCCAGTGCTATGTGTATCTGACAAAAAATCGTGGCATGGGCTTTTATTATATCTTGGTTGCTGCAATAGTTTATATTGGCTCAATTTTTGATGTAGAGCTTTTGTGGACAATCAAAGATTTCTTTGTTGTGCCGGTAGCGCTTATTAATTTGTTTGGCATTATTGTTTTGGCGTGCAAGCGCAAAGATATTTTTACATTCAAAAAATAA
- a CDS encoding ankyrin repeat domain-containing protein has translation MTKKYGCFFALVWCLLKLNTPMHAAALSSKLPLTSLEVLQVSQLLLALSDNSREKQFEALKACNKKLLEKIINMPLNNKHNTLLHIICERNNPFKDFKLEEEAAFISFLFSNGSDINAKNVSRSQPLHLACFSGNVAIVEFLVHKGAQRAEIDGAGQTPLEIATQRYNQHKDYKTESDIKRANNFKRIIDYLRPITPVRSVHTPTRQTKVEDEDELFPLDDLE, from the coding sequence ATGACTAAAAAATATGGTTGTTTTTTTGCACTTGTGTGGTGCCTGTTGAAGCTTAACACACCAATGCATGCTGCCGCACTAAGCTCGAAACTACCTCTCACATCACTAGAAGTATTGCAAGTAAGCCAATTACTTTTGGCTCTTTCTGACAACTCAAGAGAAAAACAATTTGAAGCTTTAAAAGCATGCAATAAAAAACTCCTGGAAAAAATTATTAACATGCCTCTCAATAATAAACATAACACACTGCTTCATATAATTTGTGAACGCAATAATCCATTTAAAGATTTTAAACTCGAAGAAGAAGCTGCTTTCATTTCTTTTTTATTCAGCAATGGTAGCGATATAAATGCAAAAAATGTCTCACGCTCACAACCTTTACACCTGGCATGTTTTAGCGGCAACGTAGCAATTGTTGAATTTCTTGTACACAAAGGCGCTCAAAGAGCAGAAATTGATGGAGCAGGGCAAACACCTCTTGAAATTGCAACACAGCGCTACAATCAACACAAAGATTATAAAACAGAAAGTGACATAAAAAGAGCCAATAATTTTAAACGAATAATTGATTACTTGCGGCCAATAACGCCTGTAAGAAGCGTTCATACTCCTACTCGCCAAACAAAAGTCGAAGATGAAGACGAACTGTTTCCACTCGACGACCTTGAATAA
- a CDS encoding ankyrin repeat domain-containing protein: protein MVKNYCYLLIFALSLLTHNSLIHAAASNASIINEEVLKELKLKSKQKESIKTLVTNLSCFSSEACLKMLEHFDTKLLAKIINLPLTPYRETLLHIVCKRDAFSANFNPEYEAAIVIFLLDNGSQINAKNFYGSHPLHCACFSGNVTTVSVLINHQAPQKEPDNNGKSPLNIASERKAHHTQDTECDKIRSAQFAKIISCFTPAKPARPLTPR from the coding sequence ATGGTAAAAAATTATTGTTATTTATTGATATTCGCACTGAGTTTATTGACGCACAATTCATTGATTCATGCAGCAGCATCAAACGCTTCTATCATCAACGAAGAAGTTTTAAAAGAGCTGAAACTCAAATCAAAACAAAAAGAAAGCATAAAGACTCTCGTCACAAATCTCTCTTGTTTTTCAAGCGAAGCTTGCCTAAAAATGCTGGAACACTTTGATACCAAACTTCTAGCAAAAATCATTAATCTACCACTCACTCCATATCGCGAAACATTACTTCATATAGTCTGTAAGCGCGATGCATTCAGCGCTAACTTTAATCCTGAATACGAAGCTGCAATAGTCATTTTTTTACTTGATAACGGAAGCCAAATAAATGCCAAAAATTTCTATGGTAGCCACCCATTGCATTGTGCTTGCTTTAGTGGCAACGTAACAACAGTAAGCGTACTTATTAACCATCAAGCGCCACAAAAAGAACCTGACAATAACGGAAAAAGTCCCCTCAACATTGCTAGTGAGCGAAAAGCACACCATACTCAAGATACTGAATGCGATAAAATAAGATCTGCCCAGTTTGCTAAAATAATAAGCTGTTTTACGCCCGCCAAACCAGCAAGGCCCCTAACGCCACGGTAA
- a CDS encoding ankyrin repeat domain-containing protein: MKKRYYYTFVLCFLAINSLASGSVKQPIISIQEEEEEEEEEKELLQTVSIIFKNMNSPFFIIICCLFEPNALVNSTETELAESSIIEESEIETRGFNSTDINAKNEQGQTALHIACDQQNISWVNSLLRAGANPNIRCRQGCTPLHHATERGDLTIIKVLLKHNANPNIQDNNGQTPLHWAYRYHFDTNTDVIDILEKNGAIKTIKDIDGTSAQDNFDLESCSSCSDGLCVIL; encoded by the coding sequence ATGAAAAAACGGTATTACTACACATTTGTTTTATGTTTTTTGGCAATTAATTCTTTGGCGTCCGGGTCAGTAAAACAGCCGATAATTTCAATTCAAGAAGAAGAAGAAGAAGAAGAAGAAGAAAAAGAACTTTTACAAACGGTGTCTATCATTTTTAAAAACATGAATTCACCTTTTTTTATCATTATTTGTTGCTTATTTGAACCAAACGCTCTGGTAAACTCAACAGAAACAGAACTAGCAGAAAGCTCAATAATTGAAGAATCAGAAATCGAAACACGAGGCTTTAACTCCACGGACATTAACGCAAAAAATGAACAAGGACAAACAGCTCTTCATATCGCGTGCGACCAACAAAACATTTCTTGGGTAAATTCACTACTCCGCGCAGGCGCCAATCCAAATATACGATGCAGGCAAGGCTGTACGCCTTTACACCACGCAACAGAACGTGGAGATTTAACAATAATCAAGGTACTACTTAAGCACAACGCCAACCCAAATATCCAAGACAATAACGGTCAAACGCCGTTACACTGGGCATACCGTTATCACTTCGACACAAACACAGACGTCATTGATATCTTGGAAAAAAATGGCGCTATTAAAACAATAAAAGATATCGATGGCACAAGCGCGCAAGATAACTTTGATTTGGAAAGCTGTTCTTCTTGTAGTGATGGATTGTGCGTAATTTTATAA
- a CDS encoding ankyrin repeat domain-containing protein, translating to MKKHCYFFLIAWLLVGKVIPIQARGSIFHKILLKEQTLLAKKQWQALAQTIATKSSTLCLNTLLEFAIINPNDDTVSYPALSPIITFLDEYDHSLLHLACSRVNESTNNVTAETMMVNILLGAGSRLNQQDNYGQTPLHLACSFGKTHLVELLLEHGADPNIQNRYGDTPLHQACWLGWFKTVDLLVLYKAIIDVKNTALLTPYDLAYKQLDPEIPCDDLYKIIGLLASTNPSITQNLGTPS from the coding sequence ATGAAAAAACATTGTTATTTTTTCCTAATCGCATGGCTTCTAGTGGGCAAGGTTATACCAATCCAGGCAAGAGGTTCCATTTTTCATAAAATACTACTAAAAGAGCAGACTCTCTTAGCAAAAAAACAATGGCAAGCTCTTGCTCAAACAATTGCCACAAAGTCCAGCACGCTATGCCTCAATACATTGCTAGAATTTGCTATCATTAACCCAAACGATGACACAGTATCTTACCCAGCACTTAGCCCCATTATTACCTTTCTTGACGAATATGACCACTCTCTCCTGCATCTGGCATGCTCTCGGGTTAATGAATCAACAAATAACGTTACTGCAGAAACAATGATGGTAAATATTTTACTTGGTGCCGGTAGCCGTCTAAACCAGCAAGACAACTATGGCCAAACGCCATTGCATTTGGCATGCTCTTTTGGCAAAACCCACCTTGTTGAGCTTCTTTTAGAACACGGCGCAGACCCAAACATTCAAAATCGTTATGGCGACACACCCCTGCACCAAGCATGCTGGCTTGGTTGGTTTAAAACAGTAGACTTGCTCGTTCTTTATAAAGCAATCATCGACGTAAAAAATACAGCTCTTCTAACGCCATACGATCTTGCGTACAAACAACTTGATCCAGAAATACCGTGTGACGATCTTTATAAAATTATAGGCCTTCTTGCATCAACTAATCCAAGTATCACTCAAAATCTAGGTACGCCATCATGA
- the tyrS gene encoding tyrosine--tRNA ligase, producing MTTKKDPFEFLKQGTIQVTPEEDFKKKLAKNKPLKIKLGADPTAPDLHLGHAVVLNKMRQFQDLGHTVIFLIGDFTARIGDPSGRSKTRPPMTEEEIKTNAHTYFEQVGKILDPAKTIIRYNSEWLGTLNLVDMIKLAGQVTLARIIEREDFQLRLQENVAIGFHELFYPIFQGYDSVALEADVELGGTDQTFNLLMGRHLQEQYGQEPQVIMTLPLLEGLDGVKKMSKSLGNYIGLWEPATQAFGKLMSISDTLMWRYYLLLLDKTEQEVERMREEVWHEKLHPMNAKKQMAHGIVTRYWGQAEADEAQQNFESLFQKQDYSQAQEVHILGKIESPVWIVTLLKELGAITTSSEAKRLIESKAVHVDGQTITEFKAEVTCTQGMIVKVGKHRIYKIS from the coding sequence ATGACTACAAAAAAAGATCCATTTGAATTTTTGAAACAAGGCACAATACAAGTTACTCCAGAAGAAGATTTCAAAAAAAAATTGGCCAAAAACAAACCCCTCAAGATTAAACTAGGCGCCGACCCAACGGCACCAGACCTTCATTTGGGCCATGCGGTCGTTTTAAACAAAATGCGTCAATTTCAGGATTTGGGCCACACCGTTATCTTTTTAATTGGTGACTTTACCGCCCGCATTGGCGACCCTTCAGGCCGCTCTAAAACGCGACCACCCATGACTGAAGAAGAAATTAAAACCAATGCTCATACCTATTTTGAACAAGTGGGTAAAATATTGGACCCTGCCAAAACAATCATTCGCTACAACTCAGAATGGCTGGGCACCCTCAACCTGGTAGACATGATTAAGCTTGCAGGTCAGGTAACCCTGGCACGCATCATTGAACGTGAAGATTTTCAACTGCGCCTTCAAGAAAATGTTGCTATTGGATTTCATGAGCTGTTTTATCCAATTTTTCAGGGATACGACTCAGTAGCACTTGAAGCCGACGTTGAGCTGGGCGGAACTGACCAAACATTTAATTTGTTAATGGGCCGTCATTTGCAAGAACAGTATGGCCAAGAGCCACAAGTTATTATGACGTTGCCATTGCTTGAAGGGCTTGATGGCGTTAAAAAAATGTCTAAAAGCTTGGGCAATTATATTGGTTTATGGGAGCCTGCTACACAGGCTTTTGGCAAACTCATGTCAATTTCTGACACGCTCATGTGGCGTTACTACCTTTTATTGTTAGACAAAACTGAGCAAGAAGTTGAGCGCATGAGAGAAGAGGTATGGCACGAAAAGCTCCATCCCATGAATGCAAAAAAACAAATGGCTCACGGTATTGTTACTCGTTACTGGGGCCAAGCAGAAGCAGATGAGGCTCAACAAAATTTTGAAAGTCTTTTTCAAAAACAAGATTATTCTCAAGCACAAGAAGTCCACATTCTTGGCAAAATAGAAAGCCCCGTGTGGATTGTTACCTTGCTCAAAGAACTAGGCGCCATTACTACTTCGTCAGAAGCCAAACGACTTATTGAATCTAAAGCGGTTCACGTTGACGGTCAAACAATCACCGAGTTTAAGGCTGAAGTTACCTGTACTCAAGGGATGATTGTTAAAGTTGGTAAACACCGCATTTATAAAATTTCGTAA
- a CDS encoding site-2 protease family protein has protein sequence MTDTSFLEILLQLTIIIVSSVIALVIHRRAHKKTAHLLGGTIKRNHIFICVPSKYDLLIPAKQRAFNQNDFQNFKRPALHTALTLLAGPASNILIALTSVFVIFVMPVHLFYKPVATCLVGIFATSALANAIIVFFSLLPFPTGSDGNHLLAIFRRQCPRFYQASKHLVLALLFTFLLLSCLPIHPPLSQIIMILVLLTVVPLYSNVVLFRKPNFYVTFILLGKIMMNPSAGFFAQLAIMLPAFLISLSVHECSHALAATLLGDNTARRQGRLTLNPLAHIDPLGLLFLLLFKIGWAKPVIFDQRNFKYPRFYAVLTAFAGPASNFIFALVCFYALAYFPARLFSVAVGLTLVHIVQATAYVNIMLGVFNLLPIPPLDGGHLVTALLMKRYPHVVAWLYQYSIFFLLFIFLLPQTRTMLIQLIIIAEQIIRSLVF, from the coding sequence ATGACGGACACCAGCTTTCTGGAAATTTTGCTGCAACTGACTATCATAATTGTCTCTTCTGTCATTGCTCTCGTCATCCACCGGCGCGCGCACAAAAAAACAGCACACCTGCTGGGGGGCACAATAAAACGTAATCATATATTCATATGCGTTCCCAGTAAATATGACCTATTGATCCCTGCCAAACAGCGAGCCTTTAACCAAAATGATTTTCAAAATTTTAAGCGACCAGCTTTGCACACCGCGCTAACACTATTGGCAGGGCCTGCTAGCAACATTCTGATTGCTTTAACAAGTGTTTTCGTTATTTTTGTTATGCCCGTGCATCTTTTTTATAAACCAGTTGCAACATGCCTGGTAGGAATTTTTGCAACTAGCGCGCTTGCTAATGCTATTATTGTTTTTTTTAGCCTGCTTCCTTTTCCCACCGGCTCTGATGGCAACCATCTTTTGGCAATATTTCGTAGACAATGCCCCCGTTTTTACCAGGCTAGCAAGCACCTTGTGCTTGCACTCTTGTTCACGTTTTTGTTATTGTCATGCTTGCCGATTCACCCCCCTCTGAGCCAAATAATCATGATTCTGGTATTATTGACCGTCGTACCGTTATACTCAAATGTGGTTCTTTTTCGTAAGCCAAATTTTTATGTTACTTTTATTCTTTTAGGAAAAATTATGATGAACCCAAGCGCAGGCTTTTTTGCACAACTTGCTATCATGCTTCCCGCTTTTTTAATTTCTCTTTCGGTACATGAATGCTCACACGCACTGGCTGCAACGCTGTTGGGCGACAACACCGCCCGCCGCCAGGGCCGCCTCACGCTCAACCCTTTGGCTCATATTGACCCTCTGGGGCTGCTTTTTTTACTGCTTTTTAAAATTGGTTGGGCAAAGCCGGTAATATTTGATCAACGCAACTTTAAATACCCCCGCTTTTATGCCGTTTTAACGGCCTTTGCAGGCCCTGCTTCAAATTTTATATTTGCACTTGTATGTTTTTATGCATTAGCATACTTTCCTGCTAGGCTGTTTTCAGTAGCCGTTGGTTTAACACTAGTACACATTGTGCAAGCAACTGCCTACGTAAATATCATGCTGGGCGTCTTTAATTTGCTGCCTATTCCGCCACTTGACGGCGGCCATCTAGTTACCGCATTACTCATGAAGCGCTACCCACACGTTGTTGCCTGGCTGTATCAATATTCTATCTTTTTCCTTTTGTTCATATTTTTATTGCCACAAACCCGCACAATGTTGATACAATTAATCATTATCGCTGAACAAATAATACGAAGCTTAGTTTTTTAA
- a CDS encoding site-2 protease family protein, which produces MVTPYFLGLINELALLFPIFLLVFTFRGFFKALIAYCMGDNTPKRHGFLSLNPLVHLDIVGLSIFIIFFFLIGSLLTGTIPRQLLLFMLLALGVRWTIHVPIDDSNFKHYKLGGIMTCLAGSMGNFLLAFCVFLLFRFVPFSSLPPYIALTLLEIFKGVIDIAIWFGVLDLVPIPPFDAGYILHYCLPYNKRYIVEWLEEYSLIIVMVLFLMPVVSDLWWGVLAMASSTIKQLMFRMLF; this is translated from the coding sequence ATGGTAACACCATATTTTTTGGGCTTGATAAACGAACTAGCACTCCTCTTCCCCATCTTTCTTCTTGTTTTTACCTTTCGCGGTTTTTTTAAAGCATTAATAGCTTATTGCATGGGAGACAACACGCCAAAACGTCACGGCTTTTTGAGCTTAAACCCACTGGTGCACCTTGATATTGTTGGCTTAAGTATTTTTATTATCTTCTTCTTTTTAATTGGTAGCTTGCTAACCGGCACTATCCCTCGCCAACTACTTCTTTTTATGTTGTTGGCACTGGGCGTGCGTTGGACTATTCATGTTCCAATTGACGACAGCAATTTTAAACATTATAAACTGGGCGGCATCATGACGTGCCTTGCTGGCTCAATGGGCAATTTTCTATTGGCATTTTGCGTCTTCTTATTATTCAGGTTTGTACCTTTCAGCAGCCTACCGCCTTACATAGCACTCACGTTACTTGAAATTTTTAAGGGCGTTATTGATATTGCCATTTGGTTTGGCGTGCTCGACCTGGTACCAATTCCTCCTTTTGATGCCGGCTACATTTTGCATTACTGCCTACCCTACAACAAGCGTTACATTGTTGAGTGGCTTGAAGAATATTCACTGATTATTGTTATGGTACTCTTTTTAATGCCGGTAGTCAGCGACCTGTGGTGGGGAGTTCTTGCCATGGCAAGCAGCACCATCAAGCAGCTCATGTTCCGCATGTTATTTTAG